The Actinoplanes sp. N902-109 genomic interval GCCGCTCTCGTAGAAGACGTACGCCATCCTGATGTTCTCGACCTGGAACTCGGTGGCTTCGAGCGGGCGTGACGCGATGACGATGCCGCGTTCCTGCTCCAGGATGCCGTGCACCCAGTCGATGACCTGCTGGGCCTCGGCTGCGGGGTGGACCGTGAAGGTGTGGTCGTACTTGTTCTTGAAGTATCGGGCCTCGTTGGCGCGCAGACCGGCGAGGGCGTCGGCGACCGGCGACGATTCCAGGCCGGCGGTCGACACGGTGTGGAAATCCACGACGTGGGCCATGCCCGGGAACGTACCAGGTCAGTCGGTTTGCTTCGGGGAGATCGGCCGGACCTGGCCGACCGCCTGCCCCTGGGCCGAACAAGCGGTGCCGGGGTGGCTGACGAAGGCGGACGCCGTCTCGTCCGGCGGGTAGACCCGGTAGCCGCGGGTCTGCACCGGCTTGCAGTCCGCTGCGCCGGCGTTGTCCGGGTTGGCGATCAGAATGGTGGCGTGCACCCGGTCGCCCGGGGTCAGCATGATCAACGGCGCGTCGGCCGGGGTCCGGGTGAAGGCGCTGCCGACCTGCTCGCCGGAGTCGCCGGTCACGAACGACACGCCCGGGTAGCCCTTCAGCGAGCAGGCGTGTCCGGTGATGTTCTCGAACAGCAGGTACTCGCTGTGGTGCCCGGCCGCGCCGCCGCCCTCGGCCGTCCTGTCGGTGATCTTCAGGTCGCCGGTGTGACAGCGCGGCGATTCGCCACCCGGTCCGCCGTCGTCCGAGCCGCCGGGATTTCCCGTACGGGAGGAGGGGCCGGGGGATGCCGCCGCGGTGCTCGACCCAGTGGCGGCTGCGGCGCCCGACCCGCCGGAGGCTGCCGGGGCCGACGCCGTCCCGGCGCAGCCCGCCGCGGCCAGCAGCAGTCCGGTCGTCCCGGTCACCAGCAGCATTGTTCGCCTGACGTCACGCATCACGGTCTCCTTCGCAGCGGTGTATCTCTGACTCTTCGGACGCTACGAGCGTCGTCGCGCCGCGATCTCCCCCTTTTGTGCCACTTCCCGGCTGCGTTCGCCGGCGGCCTCACGCCGCATACGAGGGCAGTGCCATCGCCGTGCTCGCCTTGCGTGTCGCGCGCCCGAGCAGCCCGGTCCTAGCCATCAGTGGCGCGAGGTGCAACATCTGGTTGCGCAACCACAGTCCCGCGGCCGTCGTCGGGGCCAGCGTGCTGCCGCCGCCCTCGGCGAGGGCCTGATTGGCGTGTACGAACGGCCGCACCGTGTCCTCGTAGGCCGCGAACGCCTCCGGGTACGGCCGGGTCGCCAGCTCGCCGGCCAGTACGTATGCGCCGACCAGGGCGATACTGGTGCCCTGCCCGGAGAAGAACGAGGGTGCATGCGCGGCATCCCCGGCCAGTACGACCCGTCCGCGCGACCACCGTGCCAGGCGGACCTGGCTGACCACGTCGAAGAACACGTCGTCGGCGGTGCGCATCGCGGTCAGCAGCCGGGGCACCTCCCAGCCGTCCCCGGCGAAGGCGCTGGTCATCAGGTCCTGCTGGGCGGCGGTGTCGCGCAGTTCGGCCAGCGGGGGTTGCGGGCGGGCCACGGTGAGAAAGCCGTGCAGGGTGTCGGTGCAGCCCGGGGCGTACAGCGCGGCCATCCGTCCCGGCGCCGAGCAGGTCACCCCCTCGTGGGCCAGGCCGAGCTCGTTGGGCAGGCTGAACCCGGCGAAGCAGTAGCCGAGGTAGCGGGTGACCGGCTCCTCCGGTCCGAAGGCCAGCCGCCGGGTGTTGGAGTGCAGCCCGTCGGCGCCGATGACCAGGTCGAACTCGCGCCGGGCGCCGCTGTCGAAGGTCACCGCGACGCCGTGCGCGTGCTCGTCCATGGCGGCGATGGAGTCACCGAACAGGAACTCGACGTCGTCGCGGATCACGTCGTACAGCACCGCGGTCAGGGCGCCGCGCGGCACTTCCAGATCGCGGCCGGCCTGCCCGCCGGTCAGGTCGTCGGAGCGCACCGAGCCGACCCGGCGCCCGTCCGCGCCGACGAAGGTGAGCCGCTGGGTGTGAATGTGCGCGGCCTCGACGGCGGGCCGGACGCCCATGCGTTCCAGGACGTCGAGCGCTGTGCCGCGGATGTCGATGGGGTAGCCCCCCGACCGTACGGAAGAAGCCTTCTCGACCACCGTGACCTCGCAACCGTAGCGGTGCAACCAGTAGGCGAGCGCAGGACCGGCGATGCTCGCGCCGGAGATGAGGATGTCCATGCCGAACTACACTACACCGTGCAGTGTAGTTCGGTTAGGGTGAGCGGGTGCCGACCACGAAGACCCTGCGTACGGGCTCGCAGCAGAAGCGGGAAGCCATCCTCGCCGCCGCCCGCCACCTGTTCCTGACCGACGGCTTCGACCGCTCCAGCGTGGACGCGGTAGCGGCCCGGGCCGGGGTCTCCAAACGCACGGTCTACGACTACTTCGGCGACAAGGTCACCCTGCTGCGCGCCGTGGTGGCCAACGCGGGGGAGAAGCTGGTCGCCGCGATCCGCCGGGCCCTCGACGAAACCGTCACCGGCCGCACCGACCCGGCCGGCCTGGAGGACGCCCTCATCGCCTTCACGCGGCAGATGGCCACCGAAACCCTGGGCTCCACCGAGTACGCGATGCTGCTGCAGCTACTCACCGCGGAGCGCGGCAAACTCAACCGCTCCGACATCGGCGCCATGACCGACGCCCCGGAGGAGGCCCTCGGCGAAGGGCTCACCATGCTCGCCGAGCGCGGGTGGCTGGAGGTGCCCGACCCCAGGCTCGCGGCAGACCACTTCATCATGCTGACCTTCGGCGTGGTCAGCAACCGCTTCGGCGCGACGGGCACAACCGTGAGCGACGAAGCAGGCCAACTCCTCGTCGCCGGCGTCCAGACCTTCCTGCGCGCCTACCGCCCCTGACCTGCTTCGGCTGTCAATGAGGCGGCCTTTGCGGATGGCGGTGTGCGATAATCGCACATGTGACGAGTATCGACGCGCAGACGCTGGGGAGTCGCATCCGGGATGCCCGTAAGCGTGCTGACCTGAGCCAGGAAGAGCTGGGACAATCCGTCGGCCTGGATCGAACCGCCATCAACAAGATCGA includes:
- a CDS encoding TetR/AcrR family transcriptional regulator gives rise to the protein MPTTKTLRTGSQQKREAILAAARHLFLTDGFDRSSVDAVAARAGVSKRTVYDYFGDKVTLLRAVVANAGEKLVAAIRRALDETVTGRTDPAGLEDALIAFTRQMATETLGSTEYAMLLQLLTAERGKLNRSDIGAMTDAPEEALGEGLTMLAERGWLEVPDPRLAADHFIMLTFGVVSNRFGATGTTVSDEAGQLLVAGVQTFLRAYRP
- a CDS encoding FAD-dependent monooxygenase is translated as MDILISGASIAGPALAYWLHRYGCEVTVVEKASSVRSGGYPIDIRGTALDVLERMGVRPAVEAAHIHTQRLTFVGADGRRVGSVRSDDLTGGQAGRDLEVPRGALTAVLYDVIRDDVEFLFGDSIAAMDEHAHGVAVTFDSGARREFDLVIGADGLHSNTRRLAFGPEEPVTRYLGYCFAGFSLPNELGLAHEGVTCSAPGRMAALYAPGCTDTLHGFLTVARPQPPLAELRDTAAQQDLMTSAFAGDGWEVPRLLTAMRTADDVFFDVVSQVRLARWSRGRVVLAGDAAHAPSFFSGQGTSIALVGAYVLAGELATRPYPEAFAAYEDTVRPFVHANQALAEGGGSTLAPTTAAGLWLRNQMLHLAPLMARTGLLGRATRKASTAMALPSYAA
- a CDS encoding DUF4232 domain-containing protein, producing MRDVRRTMLLVTGTTGLLLAAAGCAGTASAPAASGGSGAAAATGSSTAAASPGPSSRTGNPGGSDDGGPGGESPRCHTGDLKITDRTAEGGGAAGHHSEYLLFENITGHACSLKGYPGVSFVTGDSGEQVGSAFTRTPADAPLIMLTPGDRVHATILIANPDNAGAADCKPVQTRGYRVYPPDETASAFVSHPGTACSAQGQAVGQVRPISPKQTD